From Nicotiana tabacum cultivar K326 chromosome 22, ASM71507v2, whole genome shotgun sequence, one genomic window encodes:
- the LOC107810882 gene encoding uncharacterized protein LOC107810882: MAMALLQYGCSLPLSRALRSRTFTVASSSVRVPSLKKASQMDSHVLLGLSDEHLQQIALDFGQKSFRGKQLYHLIYKRKVKEIQEFSQLPLAFRSDLEEAGWRVGRSPIHKAVTAADGTIKLLIKLEDNRLVETVGIPVKDKDGSSRLTACVSSQVGCPLRCSFCATGKGGFSRNLKSHEIVDQVLAIEELFKQRVTNVVFMGMGEPMLNMKEVLEAHRCLNKDILIGQRMITISTVGVPNTIKKLASYKLQSTLALSLHAPNQNLREKIVPSAKSYPLNAIMKDCKDYFLETRRRVSFEYTLLAGVNDSVEHAIELAELLHEWGRGHHVNLIPFNPIEGSEYKRPSKRSVLAFVSALESRKVTASVRQTRGLDASAACGQLRNEFQKSPLLTGNAIQESHSVVALA, from the exons ATGGCGATGGCTCTTCTTCAGTACGGCTGCTCCCTTCCCCTCTCACGGGCCTTACGGTCTCGCACTTTTACAGTCGCCTCCAGTAGCGTCAGAGTACCCTCACTCAAGAAGGCTTCTCAAATGGATTCGCACGTTCTCCTTGGCTTGTCGGACGAACACCTTCAGCAAATCGCGCTCGACTTTGGTCAG AAAAGTTTTAGAGGTAAACAACTGTATCATCTCATCTACAAGAGAAAGGTCAAGGAAATTCAGGAATTTAGTCAGC TGCCATTGGCATTCAGATCCGATTTAGAAGAAGCAGGATGGAGGGTTGGAAGGTCCCCAATTCATAAAGCCGTCACCGCAGCTGATGGGACCATCAAG ttgttaataaaactcgaggacAACCGATTGGTCGAGACTGTTGGAATTCCAGTTAAAGACAAAGATGGTTCATCTCGCTTGACAGCATGTGTTTCATCTCAG GTGGGCTGCCCATTGCGCTGTTCGTTCTGTGCCACTGGCAAAGGAGGATTCTCAAGGAACCTTAAGAGCCATGAGATTGTTGATCAG GTCTTGGCAATAGAAGAGCTATTCAAGCAGAGAGTGACAAACGTTGTGTTTATGGGTATGGGGGAGCCAATGTTGAACATGAAAGAAGTCCTTGAAGCACATCGTTGCCTGAATAAG GATATTTTGATTGGGCAAAGGATGATTACGATTTCAACTGTTGGAGTTCCAAACACCATAAAGAAGCTCGCATCTTACAAACTTCAGTCAACATTGGCTCTCAG CTTACATGCTCCAAATCAGAATCTTCGGGAAAAGATTGTACCAAGTGCAAAGTCCTACCCTTTGAATGCAATTATGAAGGATTGCAAGGACTACTTCCTGGAAACTAGAAGACGGGTTTCCTTTGAATATACACTTTTAG CCGGAGTGAACGATTCGGTCGAGCATGCAATTGAACTGGCAGAATTGCTTCATGAATGGGGTCGTGGTCATCATGTGAACTTAATACCATTTAATCCAATAGAGGGCTCGGAGTATAAGCGTCCATCCAAAAGATCA GTTCTTGCTTTTGTCTCTGCTCTTGAATCTCGTAAAGTAACTGCTAGTGTACGTCAAACACGGGGACTTGATGCAAGTGCTGCTTGTGGACAGTTGAGAAATGAGTTTCAGAAGAGTCCTTTGCTTACTGGAAATGCAATTCAGGAATCTCATTCTGTAGTTGCACTTGCATAA